From the genome of Calidithermus timidus DSM 17022, one region includes:
- a CDS encoding tetratricopeptide repeat protein: MLRTLGELSLEQPKIKGFRKKKPLLLLTYLALEGARSRRHLAELLWPGASDGLNSLSVALTQLRAAGVRIEGEEVLRAEIPCDAVELQSALAQGQLAQARRLYKGRFLEGADDGLPPELEEWVWSKREALAKALWAAHLRQAEALYGLGWTEEAQALVQEARRLPGVEEVIEEEPTFLAFAPEVCRAFFAVELVGLARAVELLGVGAEALDVLVGRGLLGTQGQPMLQVPLTVEGRRVALELARKLPLGEAAPLYQAARALWEEADAPRGRMALLRLARAQVEEQPQEALALLADLAPDPELLLLRARALERLGRYKEALELLDELPPSPERSALRGSVLLRLGQFAEAQAEAEVAAQGGAYPQAEALNLQGMMLLGQGRFQEAAEAFSRAAVRFLMAGEEVRHLGALGNRAVALAEMGQGEAAFAEVLEAIGERGGLRARVYLNLGVVKERQGQPAEAERLYKESLALAQGNLEAMGRAWNNLGALYHRQGRSEEAKAAYREALRLARAGQEWVLTAAVLANLAELTGERASLEEAITLLEEARYTVLAERYRSRLQSFAR, encoded by the coding sequence CTAGCCCTGGAAGGAGCGCGCTCGCGGCGTCACCTCGCCGAGCTGTTGTGGCCCGGGGCTAGCGACGGCCTCAACAGCCTCTCGGTAGCCCTCACCCAACTTCGCGCGGCGGGGGTTCGCATAGAGGGTGAGGAGGTGCTACGGGCCGAGATACCTTGCGACGCCGTAGAGCTGCAAAGTGCTCTGGCCCAAGGGCAGTTGGCACAAGCCCGCCGCCTGTACAAAGGCCGCTTTTTGGAGGGGGCCGACGACGGGCTACCCCCCGAGCTCGAGGAGTGGGTCTGGTCCAAGCGCGAAGCCCTGGCCAAAGCGCTGTGGGCGGCCCACCTGCGGCAGGCCGAGGCCCTGTACGGCCTGGGTTGGACCGAGGAAGCCCAAGCCCTTGTGCAAGAGGCCCGTCGCCTGCCGGGGGTAGAAGAGGTCATCGAAGAAGAACCCACCTTCCTCGCCTTTGCCCCCGAAGTGTGCCGGGCTTTTTTTGCGGTAGAGCTGGTAGGGCTGGCCCGGGCCGTGGAGCTTTTGGGTGTGGGCGCAGAGGCGCTGGATGTGCTCGTTGGGCGGGGGCTGCTGGGAACCCAAGGCCAGCCGATGCTGCAGGTACCCCTTACGGTGGAGGGGCGCAGGGTGGCGCTCGAGCTGGCCCGTAAGCTTCCCCTGGGTGAGGCCGCCCCACTGTACCAGGCGGCCCGTGCCCTCTGGGAAGAGGCCGATGCACCCAGGGGCCGGATGGCCTTGTTGCGGCTGGCCCGCGCCCAGGTGGAAGAGCAGCCTCAAGAAGCGCTGGCCCTGCTGGCCGATCTGGCCCCCGACCCGGAGCTGCTGCTCTTGCGGGCGCGGGCTCTGGAGCGTCTGGGTCGCTACAAGGAAGCCCTGGAGCTGTTGGATGAGCTGCCCCCAAGCCCCGAGCGAAGCGCCCTGCGCGGCAGCGTGCTGCTGCGCTTGGGGCAGTTTGCCGAGGCCCAAGCCGAGGCCGAGGTGGCGGCCCAGGGAGGCGCCTACCCCCAGGCCGAGGCCCTCAATCTGCAGGGCATGATGCTGTTGGGCCAGGGCCGCTTTCAGGAGGCTGCGGAAGCCTTCAGCCGGGCGGCGGTGCGCTTCTTGATGGCCGGGGAGGAGGTGCGCCACCTGGGGGCTTTGGGCAACCGGGCGGTGGCGCTGGCCGAGATGGGCCAGGGGGAAGCGGCTTTTGCCGAGGTGCTCGAGGCCATCGGGGAGCGTGGGGGCTTGCGGGCCCGGGTTTACCTCAACTTAGGGGTGGTCAAGGAGCGCCAAGGCCAGCCTGCTGAAGCAGAACGCCTGTACAAGGAGTCGCTGGCCCTGGCCCAGGGCAACCTCGAGGCCATGGGGCGGGCTTGGAACAACCTAGGCGCCCTCTACCACCGCCAGGGGCGATCGGAGGAGGCCAAGGCAGCCTACCGCGAAGCCTTGCGCCTGGCTCGAGCGGGTCAGGAGTGGGTGCTGACGGCGGCGGTGCTGGCCAACCTGGCCGAACTCACCGGCGAGCGGGCCAGCTTAGAAGAAGCCATCACCCTGCTGGAGGAAGCCCGCTACACCGTGCTGGCCGAGCGGTACAGGAGTCGGTTGCAATCTTTTGCACGCTAA